From Gossypium raimondii isolate GPD5lz chromosome 11, ASM2569854v1, whole genome shotgun sequence:
aatgataaatttagttattaatgtttacattttttatcaatttgacccttattctttttattttagttaaatttagctatcaacttttaaaaagagttgaaatgattttttaacGAGAATACTagctaaaatgttaaattttaagcaTGACAGCCCACATGTATTCCAtactaatttcaattttgatttttcattttttaattttgaattatttatcaacgtaataaataagataaataatgtCACATTGCTTAAAAGTTAAAGTTTTAgacatcatttcttttaaagaaaagtgATTTGGTTATTTTTCTGAAAGTTCAATGACCAACTCAGAAAAAAGATAAGGGCTAAATTggcaaaataaatataaatattgagggttagTTTATAATTAGgccatttaaaaataacatagtaGTTTTTGAGGGATTTTTCTGTGATATATTACCCAAAAGTAAACTTCCTAAATAAAACTACCGtgatcttaaaaaaataaaaattctctcGCAATCCCCACCCACAATGGCGTTCTTCGCACGCGCCACCCACTCTGCCTTCACCCGTCGCCCGTGGCGCGAGTTCCTTTCCTTCACATCATTCGCTACCCCCTTGTCATCCGGCGACGCCGCCGCCCGCATGAAGCGAAACCTGAACTACTTCCGCGTTAACTACTCCATGCTAATCCTGGCGGTCCTCTTCCTCGGCCTCCTATGGCACCCAATCTCCATGATTGTCTTCTTGGTCGTATTCGTGGCTTGGTTCTTCCTCTATTTTTCCGAGGCGATCCCTTGTACATTCTCAACCGTCCGATAGACGACCGCCTCGTGCTGGCGATCCTCGGCGTAATTACGATCGTAGCTCTGGTTCTCACCGACGTTTGGTTGAACGTGTTGGTTTCGATTTTGATGGGAGCTTTGATCGTGGGACTACACGGCACACGCTGCGTTGAGGGGAACGGAGGATTTGTACTCGGGTGAAGCGGACGGTAGCGATGTGGGGCTGGTTTCGGTTGTGGGCAGCCCTTCCTAATTAGTCATTTAAAGGTGAACTGATTCTTTGCTATTGTATCAAGCTGCTTTCATTTTGcctttgttaaaaaaattaatgtggGTTTAGTTAGGATTTGGCATTTTAAGTAATAAGTTTGGATTTGGTGTCTGTACTACAGCACGCAACTGTATCCATCTGAATTCCTAAACTGGAAGTATGAATCCCTCCAATttctctatattttaaaattataaattcttaatcttctaaaataataaaaatatactaacCTCATCACCAAGGAGTAGTAAAGCTAATTACAGATAAATATACATTTCCATAtctattgaaatattttattttcaaaagtttatTGAGTTATGTTGACTTATTTTACCGATATGGTTTAGGTTTCAAGTTAAttctattataaaaaatgttttaaaattggcttaaaaggaataaataagtGAATATTAGAGagtaaatgaaaagaaaagtgaaacaATTTGTAAATACGAGCACTAATCTATATTAATTTATACTAGTTGGTAAGATAGTTACAAattgaagcaaaaataaaaaccatcaatcttactttattttaatttgggcaATACAATGGGTAATTACATAATTCCAACTATACTTTTAATTGATCAacccattttataattttctttcagACATTGAAAAAGAAGACCTACCGAGTATACTGTGAAATCAAGAATTGGTATAAAGAACAACAACTCACCCAACATATGCCATCACAGAATACATGCCGCATCAAAATGTCCTACTCTATTTGCCCCATCAAGATTCCAATAATGACTCATACATATCATCTATGTTTGCATTTAAGATTATTGACGTGGTGGGAAAAGAATGAAACAACGCTTTATTGTTGCCCTGACACTTTTCGAGCGTATGCCAATACCATTACAAAATCCTTTGCACAAGAACCCACAGATGCAGCTACACGTTGTGATGTCGATGCTGTTTGTAGCCACAAATCCACTAAATTATACAACTGCAGTGTGGGAAGCACAGGTTGTCCCATGCATTTGATTTCAACCTGCCAATATAAGTATACAcattatacataccaaaatgtAAATATAGATGATACAACCACTTTCTTCTCACATTTAGTTGGAAACTTGAGAAACTCCCACATCTCAACTTTTAAATGATTCCTAGTTTCTGAGATAAAGAACCTTAACCACAACAAATGACTAAAGTAATTCTGGTGGTTGAATGAGGAAATTTGTTCAGGTAGTGAGAGGAATGTTGGACTAGTTTGACGCGCATATATGGGTATGCCATATGCATGCTCTCAACAAAGTGAAGAATAAGGCTTGCAATTATTCTTTTCTAACCATGTTTCGAAATATTCAtgcataagaaaaaaaaaaaagcagttTATCATATTCTAGAAATGCCTCGTTGAAGGAAGTAGACATTGAAAACCCAAAAGAAGCTAAAATCATTTTGGCCAAATTTCTTCTTAGTGTATCATCAGAGAACATTCAAGGATAGATTGACTTACCTCAGCTTCATCGGTAAGGTCCAATTTCTTCATCAggtatttttgaataaaagaaacaGGCATATTTCCATCCCTGACACAgtaacaaataaacaaatatgaaGCATTCTACAGTTTCAAAAAATCAGAAAGTTAAAAACTTTTAGGGTTTTGTAGCAAAACTTTATTGAAAAACAGTTTAACCAAAATGGTTACAGAAGATGGGGCCGTATCTAAAGTGACACTGACAGGTAACTATCATTCAGTTCAAAACTCTAAGTGAAAAACGCAGGCATCATCCCACAGACCACACGAcctaaattaaatatgtatgaaaacaacataattcatttcacaaaacACACAGGTTGTTCAGGGCCTAACTGTTCATCATGTCGCTTTTTtcagttttcaaatttatattgaGTAGTTTCCAAGCATGACCACAAAAGATATACTCAGCTTGCAGTCTTGTCGTAATTGCTTTCGGATTCCAATAAGGAATCTAATGTAAAGTTAGTCGATGATAAGTCCTCACTCCTTACAAAATAAGGAACttatataagtaaatgaaaaCCAGGATCAAAGTGCCCCTTTTAATCACATGATCTGCTCGACACTAATTTGACCATTACAATGTCTGGAACGCAAGCCTAAATGATTTAAGTTAAAGTAGAAAATGAGCGAAAATAACCAAGTCATAAAATGATTTCACCAAGTAAAAGCACCTTTAAAGAGAGCTTAAAAGAGGGGGAGAAAATTACCCATAATCCGTGGATAGAAGTCGGATTAACAATAGAACTAGAGAGaccattttcatataaaacaaTCTAAAACAAAAGTAATTTTTATCCAACTATTACTCGTCTTACCACACTTTTATGTGcattttgtgtttttatcatAGGCTTACCAGATCCTTATATAACCACCCACACCCTGGCCAAATGCTTTCTAGACAAGTTGATGAACATTAACATTACCAAAGGTTGATAAGAAAATGCTGTCTAAAAGGTAACACTCGACTACTAATAATGGTTGTTGCTCTCACCAGTGCTTTATTTCTATCTATACTCTAATGTCTAGCCTTCTTATTCATGACTCTTGGTTATAAGCATCAGTTGTCGTAAATACTTGGAGATACTCAGCGTATGAGGTCCATTAGTTAAATCCATGTTGTAAACAAGGCAGGACAGTTATAAGTCATCCAGTAAgcatttccatgcataattggTGGAAGTAATTCAAGCCCATGATCTACTCGGTTGCCCATGAGTTCAGTAGCTACCATGGCCCTAGTTCTAGAAGTGAAACTTAGTCTGTACAAGTTACGGAGAAAGACTACCAAGATATGTATCGTTGCCTTCACCAGTATCTTTCTGGTCTCACAGTCCAGAATAACTCATAACTCTAAATTGTCTATCACCTTATAGACTTCAgcatataatatttattgaatccCATTAGCAGTCTAGATTGGTAACAACCCACATGTCTGTTCTCTTTTCCATCACCAAGCCAAAATAACAGGAGATTATGGTACAAAAAACAGGACAGTTAACTGGTAAGAATCATGGTGCTAATAAGCAACAGATCAAATTTACGATCTTCAGACAAAAGGAAGAAGAATATATGTAGCAAGCTATTGCAAGACTCATGAAGGAATCGGCTAAAGGAACTTACTTTATCCTTAGGTAATTCGCAGGAATCTGAGGGAGGGGAGCACCTCCTTCCCTGAAAgcattgaaattttaatcagTTTATGACCAAGAAAAATAATCTTAAGACAACTCCCTTTTCACTACATTAAAGTTTGAAGGTCAAAATAAATTCTTACTGGTCCTCAGAGGCCACCAATGAGAACCAAACAGGACCAATTCTTCTTCCATGCTTTGGGTCATATGCATCTAGCACAGCTTGTGGAGAAAGGACAGAATCCCCAAATCCAGAAGCCCTTTTTCGCCGGATCCTGCGTAACTTTTTTGGAGTTACAGTTTCTGAAGTTGCAGGACCAGTAATATTCTTTTCATCCTCAATTTTTGTTTTGCATTTGTCTTCCTTATTTTTGCTTTTGCACATCTGAGCTTCAATGTTGGGGACATGGGTAGGTTCTAATTTAGGATCAGAACCTTGTGAACTAGACTTGAAGGACTTGGTTCTGTTTGCAACCTCCACCAAACAATTCAAAGGTTTCCAGAGATCCAATTTCCCATCCCATGATTCATCACCATTCTTGGCGTCTTTATTCAAGTGTTGGCTAGGTTCAGCAGAAGAAATACactgtttttcaattttataaagaCAACAGATATTATCAGTATAATCCAAAACATTAATTCATTTCAGGTAAATAAGTGTTTGAGAAAAAGAGAACTACTAAACAATATTGGACCTTGTGAGAGAAAAAGTCATCACATACTAAAAATATGCAGGCTTCAATTTACCTGTCTTTTATTTTGAGTGAATTTATTTAGCGTTTCAGGTGAGCTTGCACTCTCCTGGTGTTCCTCCATAGAGTCATCCTCTCTTTTAAGAGGCCTCTCCACTGAAAAACTGGAACCTCGCAAAGCATTGGCCTTTCTGGCAACAGCTTTTGTTCTCCTTCCAGTCAAAGCAGCTTGTGTTGATACTTTTGGGGCATTAACCACCAATGAAGAGAGTGACCTCTCTTTTCTTCTGGTAGGCATTGTAACCAGGGGCAGAACTTCAGGTGCCTTTACTTTTCTTCTtctaaaagggaaaattttggaCCTCACATCTTGCAAATTATGGTCTGGTCTGATTTCCAAAAGCAAAGAAGAATCTCAGTACACATTGATTTCTCCCAATTTTTGATCAAACAACATAAAGCATGTGCAGATACTCAACAaagaaatatacaaaataattattaaggaaaGCCAGAAGGTGTGTGCAATTTTTCCCAATTGAACAGATTTCACCATGATTTCCGCATGGAGATTCACAATCCTATTAAAGCAATGAGTTCTTACAATTGCATAATACTGATAGATTCTGCTTAGACATTTCGCTTGAAATTGGCTAAGTTACATACACTCAACTCTATTAGATAAGGGAAGACAAATAAACCTCAGGAGATGGAAGAGAGACTAAGCAATATTGGTTGCTAGTAAAGATATTCATGTTTTTCTATCTTCTTTGAAAAATTGGTAAGCATGGACTCCAATAAGATGCATTGTAATTTCTGCTCTTTCCACTTCAAAGTTTTCATTCAATGCcttacatttgaaatttatggaATCAATTAAAAGATGAACGGCATGTAGGAGATGCCACTTTCAAACCTCTAAAGGATGGAATGAGTTCCTAATTAGTACAGATTAATGATCCTAAGGAATACATAGGATATCAGTAAACGCCACCAATAACCACTTGAAACAGGTACTCAAGTAGAAATCTTTTGGAGCATTGACAAGACTAAAACTAGAATGACTActttatatgtaaaaaaaaaaaaaattgtcacgAAGAaagcaattaaaatataacttactAGTGATGACTATATGAGGCAGAGAGAAGGTGGTAGAGAAGAAGAATATATAATGAAGGATACCTTAATTTCTCCAGAGGAACACAACCCAAATCAATGTTGCATATCGGACAACACTCTAGTTCTTCGTCTTCTATCTTAACGTATATGCACTTTCTGCAAACTACATAAATTGAAAAGGGTAATCTATCGtaagtttataattattaattcaaCAGACTTACAAGGCACTGAAATAAAGATCACATAAATCAATCGTAGGGAAGATCTTAGCGGAAACAAGTTGAGAAAGTGAAGGCAACTAAAACAATTGAAACTCTTATGTAACTCGTAAAAGAGTTTTGGTTCTATTATaattcataattgaaaattcataTTACAGTTTGAATCGTGTTATGGCcttgaaaatcaaataaggAAAGCTCTAAACTTTGGAGAACACTGTTAAATTTGAAGTACAGTATATGATAGTAAGAAGCCGCGGAAAATAAAAACTGGGagctataaattttaaacaaacgGATTAACATTGGAATAAACAGAAGTCACGAATGAATACATTGAAAATCCAGTTTCCCAATGACCGAACTGTATCGCCAACAAATATGTACGCATTAGTTTAATACCAAGGTATTCTCGCAAAATGCCTTAGCACCAACTGGTAAGAAGCAGAGAGATAGGAAACAAAGCAGCAATAGAACTGAGCATTCAGCGAACAAGTCAAGAGAGAGGGAAAGAAacgaaatcaagaaaaaaaacccagatAAGAAAGCGGGAAAAACAAGAGCAACCCAGATCAGAAGAGGAGCAAAACTGAAAATTTCCAAGAATTGAGAACAAATGACCTAACAATGAAGGAAATTTAGAAAGGGAAACAAGAAAAGGAGAGAGAAATCTTACACGTGTGAAGGCATTCAGATATGGTGGTGGCATCTCTAAGAAGCTTATTGCAAAGAGGACAAGTCATGCATGCCGCAATTGTTTCTCTCCTCACTTTGACGACCTGATTCGCCATCTGCCCTTCTCCTTCTCAGTTTGAATCTGAATAAACCCCTCGTGTCACTGCATGTCAAGGAAAAGCAAAAAGCAAAGGAAACTTTACGTGCATATCTTCATGAAAAGCGGCATCAGAACCCATGATAGAAATACTGAGGGATTATAAACAGAGAGGTGAATGGGAAAGGTAAGAGATATAGAGAGGAGATGGGGAATGTTTTTGATCTGCAACGATGGAAATGGAGAAGGATGATATTGAGattgaagaaaaagggaaagattgAGGGATGAGAGAAGGTGATTTTTTGACGTGGAAGAATAAGGGAGGAGTAGGATTGCTGGAAGGCAAGGCCAAAGCCTGATCTGAATCTAGCAACACAACAAACGgaaatacaaagaaaagaccAAGGAGGGCGTCGTAGGAAGGAGGACGAACCTAgagtctctctctctctctctctctctctctctctctctcttgtttatttatttatagatttataatctttcttttggtttttttttttcttttcagatttataaattctaatacTGATAATAATATAGTTGGAGTTGATACCTTGTAATTTCTGGatgaattataatattattaaaatataactttaagacggattttaaaaaattgggtgcgaaagaaaataataagacattaatatttatacaaagtaaaataaaatagatgaaatattgatttgaaaaaatcaaaacaattatataaatttttttattgtagtcCCAGTTGATAGTGTAATAGTATCATCGAATTTTTcttgtattataatttatttatatcattcagtaatttaaaattttaaaacaagtgCTCGGCTCCAACAATTAGGATTTGGAATTTTGAGTTGGGGGGCAGGTGCCACGAAGGAAGGGGAATTAAGATAAGAGGGCTGCGACTTCCCTAACCCTATCTTTAGGCAGGCTCTTACACTACTACGTCGTTTCAATTTGGCCCGTTTTATTTTTCAAGAGTTGGATCCAACTTATTACCACATaatcatacattttttttatttttttatttttaatatcatttatgtccatttgaaatttgtgattaTCCCTTGTATTCATATtatcatcaaaatttgaatttaggtctctctttcatatttttgtctttttagaTTCACAATGccataatcaaatatttattatatcaaatgCCAGAAAGCAAACAAAGGGAAGAAAGCATCTACACTATaatgaacaagaaaaaaaaaagagatggtAGGTAGGCATGCTACATTGGCCTGGGTGTTGGTTGGTCAACTTAGCAAACAAGCACGCACATAACGGGGACGGTACGAGGCAAAGCTACCTGGGAATTGACGGATATAAAACAGAGAGGGCTGGAAGTGTTTATTCTGTTCACACTTAAAACAACACATGGATAAGGCAAAGACTGATCTGTGTCGGTGTTGCAATGCACTCTCATATAGATGTTGTTAGAATTTCGTTGGAGTTAAAGAAAGGCGTTGCCAAGTAATTTTACTGAAATTTCGAAAATTCACCCAAATTTAATACATGCAATTTCCTTTTCGAAATTTTATTCAAAGGgtgattcaaattttaataataataaaaacaaataagtatatgtgttttcatttcaaaaattcGAGTTGAACCGCAATCCCCTTAGAAGCAGAAGACGAAAtggtaaaacaaaatttttgggCAGGATAAATGAAtgcttaattatttaataagcAGGCTACAGTGTTTGATGATCAGAAATAGTAACTATAGTATATGTCATTGAAgttgggaaagaaaaagaaatgattaaTGATGATAGCGAGCGGAGAAGTAATTGATGGATGGCGTGCTCCTCACCTAATTACAATAACACTAGGCCTTGACCTTCCTAATTCCTCTACAACAGTTTTGAAGTGGCCTACCAGATGATGAGCATGAAACAAAACACATCAAaggaaaacaaacaaacatattaataatatgCATGTGTTAATAGTTCTCAACTACTTTGCCACCTAGCTACTATATATATGACGGCATAATGATGTATATTTTGCCAGAGCAAAAATCTCATCCATTCAAATATATGGCTTAAACTTAAATTATGAAACAAACAATGCATAGAGAAATCCTGCCAAAATCTCGACGGTATCAAATATAAGCACCCAAAAACGTTCCAATCAAAAATTAGTGGTACCATTTTCTTCCCCACTGTTCATATCACTTGGGACCCGACGGGTGTTCTCCTTGGCCTTAACATGATAGATTATTTGAGGCAATCACCTTTTAAGTTACGCAACATTAATTGGGATTATCATCAAATAGTTCATAAACTAAGACACAACTCACCTCTGAAGCCAAAACCTGCCTCAATCCAAATAAATACTGCAACACTAATTAGCCAAATTAGAACGGAGTTATACCATCTCCAAgttgattaaaaaattcaaatcctatGGATTACCTCGTCTGCAATTATTATAGCTTTACTGTGTAGCAATCAACTCATTAGAGTCTATATAATGAGATCTGCTTGAGGAACATCTAACTCGAAACCATGGAAAATGGAAAAGATCTAAAATCAAAGTTACCTCCAGTGACTTTTTTCTCTGCCTAAAATGGTGGAAGGATAGGACAACACTGAATCGAGAATATAAAGATATCTAGCATTGCATTGACATATAATATAGCCAACCTTTTTGACTATTGTAATCCGGCTTGTTGCCACCGTCGTTTTCTTCTTCAGCGAAGCAAATTGCATTTCCACCACCGGAACCAAATACAGCTCTCGAGGCTCGAGCCTCCGAGTATagcaaaaatggaaattttattgagtttgGAAGAGAGAAGAGGGAGTGTTAGGGTTTGTGAAGGAGAGAGGTGGAGCAGAGGGTAGGAAAATTAGGGACATATTTTGGTGCATGGATCGGAGTTGGGGTTGGCTGATCTGATAGTGGAAATGTAAATGTTTCAGTATTgaagagagaaaatagaaaTCCATAGAGGGTAAACAGAAAATGTAACGAAACTTATTTTTGCTCTCAACATTTGGCGCCTGCTCTATCGGTCTTTTGAGATTATtgtaaatttaacatttatttatatctactatagATTGAAACAATTCTGGTGCTCAGTCGTCGAAGCTAAATTACGGATGCTGTTTGATGGCATCTTGATAGCGTGGAATAAGTGAACTCGAAGAATCATAGTAGAGAGTGATAATTTGAAAGTGATCTGAGAGTCAAATCGATGGTTTTGGACTCACACTGTTGAGACACAACAATGAAAAGTCTAATTTCAGCATAGATACCGAAATGCAAACCTCACGACCGATTTTATACGCAAATATGGTTTCAGCATTAACCATGAATTGAAGCAACTCAGCCAACCGCAGGATGAAATTGAGAGAGGTGATCGacttaaaaatgttttattgtAATCATCCTACCTGCCTAATTTGTTCTAAAAAATCATCCCAAGATTTTTGATACATTGACACTTGTATAAGATTTGGTTAGAATTTCAGTATAGATCGGGATGGTCAAAATGCCATACCTTAACATTCACTATAAATTTGTTATCTTGCTTGCCTGTCCACTAAAATGACAGAATTGACCCAACTCtgctaaaaaaaaaagaaaaaaagaaaaccatttaaATGTACATGTGGCCAAAAGCTGGGGTGATAGTGGATAACCATTCCATTCTATGGTATAGTTAAGGTTAACAatggttttttcttttcctattgaatataatttaattgCAGTTAGCCTTCCATTAAGTTGTTGTCTTTGGATTCGTTGTGTTCTTGGGATGAATCTTCAAGACTTCCTTTGTTCTAATTTTTGGCGTATCATTACCCGTTTGTTTAATATATGATTACCTTTGCTTCCCCTTAtggtgcttttttttttcattttctttgatttgtgATAGCTTCATCTAAAGTTTAAGTGTTGTGGATTAAGGTTTTGTTTGATAAGATAAatgttagagttgtgtaatCCGGATCATTGTTAAagaaatataatagtaaaataaaggGATTTGTGTAGAACTTAAGGACAAGGATTATGCGGCACTATAAAACTACATTTCTTCGCcttgacattgattagaataaggtttttcaacttttaaatagatgtagtcgaaactcctatTGTATCATTCAGTTTTCAACATTGTGGTTTTTTCCGAAAGAATTTttacgtaaa
This genomic window contains:
- the LOC105803164 gene encoding E3 ubiquitin protein ligase DRIP1 isoform X2, with product MPSHVPDHNLQDVRSKIFPFRRRKVKAPEVLPLVTMPTRRKERSLSSLVVNAPKVSTQAALTGRRTKAVARKANALRGSSFSVERPLKREDDSMEEHQESASSPETLNKFTQNKRQCISSAEPSQHLNKDAKNGDESWDGKLDLWKPLNCLVEVANRTKSFKSSSQGSDPKLEPTHVPNIEAQMCKSKNKEDKCKTKIEDEKNITGPATSETVTPKKLRRIRRKRASGFGDSVLSPQAVLDAYDPKHGRRIGPVWFSLVASEDQEGGAPLPQIPANYLRIKDGNMPVSFIQKYLMKKLDLTDEAEVEIKCMGQPVLPTLQLYNLVDLWLQTASTSQRVAASVGSCAKDFVMVLAYARKVSGQQ
- the LOC105803164 gene encoding E3 ubiquitin protein ligase DRIP2 isoform X1, with protein sequence MANQVVKVRRETIAACMTCPLCNKLLRDATTISECLHTFCRKCIYVKIEDEELECCPICNIDLGCVPLEKLRPDHNLQDVRSKIFPFRRRKVKAPEVLPLVTMPTRRKERSLSSLVVNAPKVSTQAALTGRRTKAVARKANALRGSSFSVERPLKREDDSMEEHQESASSPETLNKFTQNKRQCISSAEPSQHLNKDAKNGDESWDGKLDLWKPLNCLVEVANRTKSFKSSSQGSDPKLEPTHVPNIEAQMCKSKNKEDKCKTKIEDEKNITGPATSETVTPKKLRRIRRKRASGFGDSVLSPQAVLDAYDPKHGRRIGPVWFSLVASEDQEGGAPLPQIPANYLRIKDGNMPVSFIQKYLMKKLDLTDEAEVEIKCMGQPVLPTLQLYNLVDLWLQTASTSQRVAASVGSCAKDFVMVLAYARKVSGQQ